A genome region from Myripristis murdjan chromosome 16, fMyrMur1.1, whole genome shotgun sequence includes the following:
- the fbl gene encoding rRNA 2'-O-methyltransferase fibrillarin has translation MKPGFSPRGDRGGRGGGGGFRGGRGGGGGRGGFGDRGGRGGFRGGRGGGFKSPEGGFRGRGGGRGTPRGRGGRGGRGGFGGGKKVLVEPHRHEGVFICRGKEDALVTKNMVVGESVYGEKRINVEEGEMKTEYRAWNPFRSKLAAAILGGVDQIHIKPGAKVMYLGAASGTTVSHVSDIVGPEGLVYAVEFSHRSGRDLLNVAKKRTNIIPIIEDARHPHKYRMLVGMVDVIFADVAQPDQTRIVALNAHNFLKNGGHFVISIKANCIDSTAAPEAVFASEVKKMSAENMKPQEQLTLEPYERDHAVVVGVYRPPPKNKK, from the exons ATGAAACCAG GATTCAGTCCTCGtggggacagaggaggaagaggagggggtggagggtttcgtggggggagaggaggaggaggaggaagaggaggctttGGTGAccggggaggaagaggaggattcagaggaggaagag GCGGAGGGTTCAAGTCCCCTGAAGGTGGATTCAGAGGGCGAGGGGGAGGCAGGGGCACCCCAAGGGGCAGAGGAGGCCGGGGGGGCAGAGGAGGCTTTGGAGGAGGGAAGAAGGTGTTAGTGGAGCCACACAGACATGaag GGGTGTTTATctgcagagggaaggaggatGCCTTggtgacaaaaaacatggtggTGGGAGAGTCTGTTTATGGAGAGAAGAGGATCAATGTAGAG gAAGGAGAGATGAAGACTGAATACCGGGCCTGGAATCCCTTTCGGTCTAAGCTGGCAGCGGCCATTTTAGGGGGTGTAGACCAGATCCATATTAAACCGGGGGCGAAGGTCATGTACCTTGGAGCCGCCTCTGGGACCACAGTCTCACATGTTTCTGACATTGTTGGACCG GAAGGGCTGGTCTATGCTGTAGAGTTTTCCCATCGATCAGGTCGTGACCTTCTCAATGTGGCAAAAAAACGAACCAACATCATTCCCATCATCGAAGATGCCCGTCACCCACACAAATACCGCATGTTGGTTG GCATGGTGGATGTAATCTTTGCTGATGTTGCCCAGCCAGACCAGACAAGAATTGTTGCTTTGAATGCTCACAACTTCCTGAAGAACGGGGGACACTTTGTCATCTCTATCAAG GCCAACTGTATAGactccacagcagctccagaAGCAGTGTTTGCCTCAGAAGTGAAGAAGATgagtgctgaaaacatgaaaccacAGGAACAGCTCACACTGGAGCCCTATGAGAGAGACCATGCTGTAGTGGTGGGCGTCTACAG ACCACCTcctaaaaacaagaaatga